In a genomic window of Brettanomyces nanus chromosome 1, complete sequence:
- a CDS encoding uncharacterized protein (BUSCO:EOG093407KL), with the protein MPGIKRKNIEEEENPIESEEDNKVLNEDEVPDIQLKDSQIDIRETFSQEVNRKLKRRRKSVSNLPRSDLIVENEEEDDIDDSPATAGIILRLELHNFMCHHAFSLDFGEQTNFIIGRNGSGKSAILTGLSVGMGAKASDTDRGNSLKGLIMHGKNVARVKIMFKNEGQQAYQPAVYGKRIFIERVIRSVGAASFSIRSEKDRVVSTKKQTVDEILDCYGITIANPMTILTQTDAKTFLARSTASEKFKYFMQGTRLQEAYDNVRSLQNDLTEISRTILKDREIQKQAHDRFVKAREVWMNFRSSDEYSQRQRMLLCKEAWLEVADNEDKMNRAKDLLDRRHKSVEKMEQQVTEFKDLIHRLEEIREKASSELTGELFERLQESNRKKDEMKVELEKLQSKIRSTDVNIRNINKDISEGEEVLKKLLKSIETEQTRLSHRTGEDYEKLNYLKTQQEKILEETDNERQEAASRIPVLQAELRTKTTDIDSDIKGLRNDHSRLTGEKQKLHNVNNNQERVLGRQLHNLLADVRINKAKYKGNVLGPIGVHIELKQEYSRWSWVLEIILQRTLNAFLVENFDDSTVLKQKVRQFGTNNDITVRRSEIFNFSNSIPRVGNLKVMDVLNIKDKSLECFLVDSNKIHNTLLIDDRRAAENVLLSDTSNKISSVICFVPDGALRITKRNGSLQTDPIQPMRRRNQNWIPLNIVGDSTNPLARVDRELDYVTTQLRELKQKRTSIEKRYRSEIIEVQRDVKRKQQKCRDIKAAISKAATKMEDMEGGTAKLDALVEQRDKANDQKNINVQQLRELREELSKIARDLGKRREFFKTILQENEKLVAEEDGVKQKISNATSKTDDYQDNIKIVNSKKQKYEGEIDKLDEFLTETISPTIEKSREYALNLCTKEEANIQPTDTKEKMEKDIEAVTESLRKLEEKVGISREEAEATDRAAETVYVDARNKNRESAKLYNSLFSALKIRLANLSSIAGTLIQDVSNEFESALRLRQFSGKLDFDFTNHRLILKASTKPREKLRNVESFSGGEKSYAQIAFLLAIWHAMKSRVRGLDEFDVFMDQVHRRLTLKLILQKVRDTPKTQTIFITPLAIGEVAGLNHKSVSIHEVSPPERSTGTVRNVNGRNL; encoded by the coding sequence ATGCCTGGaataaaaaggaaaaatattgaagaggaagaaaatccaATCGagagtgaagaagataataaAGTACtgaatgaagatgaagttcCTGATATCCAATTGAAGGACTCTCAGATCGATATTCGTGAGACGTTTTCTCAGGAAGTGAACAGGAAACTTAAAAGGCGTCGCAAGAGCGTTAGCAATTTGCCGCGGAGTGACTTAATAGTagagaacgaagaagaagacgatatTGACGATTCTCCTGCCACTGCGGGCATTATTCTGAGGCTTGAATTGCACAACTTTATGTGCCATCATGcattctctttggatttcGGAGAACAGACCAACTTCATAATTGGACGCAATGGCTCTGGTAAATCGGCTATTCTTACAGGCCTATCGGTTGGTATGGGAGCGAAGGCGAGTGATACAGACCGAGGAAACTCTCTTAAAGGACTGATTATGCATGGTAAAAATGTGGCCAGAGTGAAGATCATGTTTAAAAACGAGGGTCAACAAGCATATCAGCCCGCCGTGTACGGTAAGCGGATATTTATTGAGCGTGTAATTCGTTCGGTTGGTGCCgcttctttttctattaGGAGCGAGAAAGATCGTGTTGTCTCTACTAAGAAGCAAACGGTAGATGAGATATTGGACTGCTACGGTATCACTATTGCAAACCCCATGACAATTTTGACACAGACAGATGCTAAGACATTCTTGGCAAGATCGACTGCTTCGGAGAAATTCAAATATTTTATGCAGGGTACCAGATTACAAGAGGCATATGATAATGTGAGATCTCTTCAGAATGATTTAACTGAGATTTCAAGAACCATTCTAAAAGATCGGGAAATTCAAAAACAGGCCCACGACAGGTTCGTGAAGGCACGTGAGGTTTGGATGAATTTTCGAAGTTCCGATGAATACAGCCAGAGGCAGCGGATGCTTCTTTGTAAAGAAGCTTGGCTTGAAGTTGCtgataatgaagataaaatGAATCGGGCTAAAGACCTTCTTGATAGAAGACATAAAAGTGTCGAAAAGATGGAACAACAAGTGACTGAATTTAAGGATTTGATTCACagacttgaagaaataagaGAGAAAGCTTCGTCCGAGCTTACCGGGGAACTATTTGAAAGGCTTCAGGAGAGTAATCgaaaaaaggatgaaaTGAAGGTTGAATTAGAAAAATTGCAGTCGAAAATTCGGTCCACAGATGTGAATATAaggaatatcaataagGATATTTCAGAGGGAGAGGAGGTCCTGAAAAAGCTTCTTAAGAGCATCGAAACTGAACAAACAAGACTTTCCCACCGAACTGGAGAGGACTACGAGAAGTTGAACTATTTAAAGACACAGCAGGAGAAGATACTAGAAGAAACGGATAACGAGAGGCAGGAGGCTGCTTCCCGAATCCCGGTATTGCAGGCTGAATTGAGAACGAAGACAACCGACATTGATTCCGACATCAAAGGCTTACGTAACGATCATAGTCGATTGACTGgtgagaagcagaaactTCATAACGTTAACAATAATCAGGAAAGAGTGCTTGGTAGACAGCTTCACAATTTGCTTGCAGATGTCCGTATTAATAAAGCAAAATATAAGGGGAATGTTTTGGGACCGATAGGCGTGCATATAGAACTTAAACAGGAGTATAGCCGATGGTCATGGGTGCTAGAGATCATCTTACAAAGAACTCTCAACGCTTTTTTGGTGGAGAATTTTGATGACTCAACCGTACTCAAGCAAAAAGTCCGTCAATTTGGAACTAACAACGATATAACTGTTAGAAGGTCAGAgattttcaatttctccaactCTATCCCAAGAGTCGGCAACTTGAAAGTGATGGATGTTTTGAATATCAAAGACAAAAGTCTTGAGTGTTTCCTTGTTGATTCCAACAAGATTCACAATACCCTTCTTATTGACGATAGAAGGGCTGCCGAGAACGTTTTACTCTCTGACACCAGCAATAAAATTAGCTCGGTAATTTGCTTTGTTCCTGACGGTGCTTTAAGAATTACCAAGAGAAACGGTAGTTTACAGACAGATCCTATCCAACCGATGAGACGCAGAAACCAGAACTGGATCCCATTGAATATAGTGGGTGATTCTACTAACCCATTGGCCAGGGTAGACAGAGAGCTAGATTACGTCACCACTCAACTTCGTgagttgaagcagaagagaacAAGTATAGAGAAACGATACAGAAGTGAAATCATCGAGGTTCAGAGAGATGTAAAACGGAAGCAACAGAAATGCCGTGATATTAAAGCCGCAATTTCGAAAGCCGCTACCAAAATGGAGGACATGGAAGGGGGTACTGCCAAGTTGGATGCTTTAGTGGAGCAACGTGATAAGGCAAATGACCAAAAAAATATCAATGTTCAACAACTACGTGAATTGAGAGAAGAACTTAGCAAAATTGCCAGAGATCTAGGCAAGCGCCGagaattcttcaagacGATTCTCCAAGAGAACGAGAAATTAGTCGCTGAAGAAGACGGCGTTAAACAGAAGATCAGCAATGCGACATCTAAGACTGACGACTACCAGGATAACATCAAAATTGTGAACTCAAAAAAGCAGAAGTATGAAGGAGAGATTGATAAACTTGACGAGTTTTTGACCGAAACAATATCCCCTACTATTGAGAAATCAAGGGAATATGCTCTCAATTTGTGTACCAAAGAGGAGGCAAACATTCAGCCTACGGATACCAAggagaaaatggaaaagGACATTGAAGCCGTCACTGAATCCTTgagaaaacttgaagagaaggttgGCATTTCCAGGGAGGAAGCGGAGGCTACCGATAGAGCAGCAGAGACTGTTTATGTGGATGCTCGTAACAAGAACAGAGAGTCCGCAAAGTTGTACAATTCATTATTTTCGGCTTTGAAAATTAGGCTTGCCAACCTTAGCTCCATTGCTGGAACTCTCATTCAGGATGTCAGTAATGAATTCGAATCAGCACTGAGACTTAGACAGTTTAGCGGCAAGCTCGACTTTGACTTCACGAATCACAGATTAATCTTAAAAGCATCTACCAAGCCAAGGGAGAAGTTGCGTAATGTCGAATCCTTTTCAGGAGGTGAGAAGTCGTATGCGCAAATCGCCTTCTTGCTCGCCATCTGGCATGCCATGAAATCGAGAGTCAGGGGTTTGGATGAATTCGATGTCTTTATGGATCAGGTCCATCGTCGTCTTACGTTGAAGCTTATATTACAGAAGGTCAGAGACACTCCCAAGACCCAAACCATATTCATCACTCCTCTTGCCATCGGAGAAGTGGCTGGTTTGAATCATAAATCAGTTAGTATTCACGAAGTCAGTCCTCCTGAAAGAAGCACAGGTACTGTCAGAAACGTAAACGGAAGGAATTTATGA
- a CDS encoding uncharacterized protein (BUSCO:EOG0934100B): MNKQTQCIVNLAALDAKWLPRWKKQCGGQFLNPRRLTKPVKGHKKVYSLTMFPYPSGMLHMGHLRVYTISDVLSRYYRMKGLDVLHPMGWDAFGLPAENAAVDRGIDPETWTRLNIKKMRHQMELMRTDFDWDREVTTCNPDYYKWTQKIFLLLYEHGLAYRKKAEINWDPVDKTVLANEQVDDQGRSWRSGALVEKRLLEQWFLSITKFAKSLNKDLSLLKDWPSKVKTMQRNWIGESHGSEISFPLIPGSIVLPVDKVEVFTTRAETLYSVQYLALSFDHPITQAISARDPKLAEFIARLNNLENVEKSKEGYKLDSVFVSNPLDPQMQIPVFVAPYVIGGYGQGAVMGCPAHDKRDFGFWHSNMGPEVSIIRTVDPKNGVKCALDMPYTEKEGTMNGNSGDKLQGKSTSEAREIIVHALEETGLGSHKINYRLRDWLISRQRYWGAPIPMIHCDHCGVVAVPDEQLPVVLPKVDHLLGRGGSPLAQIPEFVNTTCPKCHGPAKRDTDTMDTFMDSSWYMFRYIDPHNSENIFSKKLVTQYMPVDQYIGGIEHAILHLLYSRFISKFFCSIGLFDDTEGMNGEPFKQLITQGMVHGRTFVDPTNGHFLKPDEFDVCEDGSAVIKATGEKAAISYEKMSKSKFNGADPAKCIEAHGADATRAHILFQAPISDVLNWDESKIIGVERWLRKVIGLASALSGLVTPELVQRSIKPISSYNDEEIAFHNKLISYFASLNDSFERTLSLNTVISDYMKYTNEMMLQIDNRRIDISIKYKFFMKLLKIMSPVTPTTVEEANEVLHNPNFGSVDSILNSDWPELENAIQEDISYNVMINGKMRFVHKASKNLINDKEQCIKEIMSSGGGQKWLQGKHIKKVLLKKGTLVFIVK, from the coding sequence ATGAACAAACAGACTCAGTGTATAGTGAATTTGGCGGCTTTGGATGCCAAATGGCTTCCTCGCTGGAAGAAGCAGTGTGGGGGTCAATTTCTCAATCCCAGAAGGTTGACAAAGCCGGTGAAGGGTCATAAGAAGGTGTATTCTCTTACAATGTTTCCTTATCCCTCTGGTATGCTACATATGGGCCATCTAAGGGTTTATACCATCAGTGATGTTTTATCCAGATACTATAGAATGAAGGGTCTTGATGTCCTACATCCTATGGGGTGGGATGCCTTTGGACTACCTGCCGAGAATGCAGCTGTAGATAGGGGAATCGATCCTGAAACCTGGACGAGATTGAACATCAAAAAAATGAGGCATCAGATGGAATTGATGCGCACTGACTTTGACTGGGATCGTGAAGTAACTACGTGCAATCCCGATTATTATAAATGGACACAGAAGATTTTTTTACTTCTTTATGAGCATGGGTTGGCCTATAGAAAGAAGGCCGAGATCAACTGGGATCCGGTGGATAAGACTGTGTTGGCCAACGAGCAGGTGGATGATCAAGGGCGATCCTGGAGATCTGGTGCTTTGGTGGAAAAGAGGTTGTTAGAGCAGTGGTTCTTGAGTATTACTAAGTTTGCCAAATCATTGAACAAAGACTTGAGTTTACTTAAAGACTGGCCTTCTAAGGTGAAGACTATGCAGCGTAACTGGATCGGAGAGAGTCACGGTTCTGAGATTTCGTTCCCACTAATACCTGGTAGCATAGTTTTGCCTGTTGACAAGGTCGAAGTGTTTACCACGAGAGCTGAGACTCTATACAGTGTTCAGTATCTGGCGTTATCGTTTGATCATCCTATAACTCAGGCCATCAGTGCACGAGATCCCAAGCTAGCTGAATTTATTGCCCGTTTAAACAACTTAGAGAATGTTGAGAAGTCAAAGGAGGGCTACAAGCTCGACTCTGTCTTTGTGTCCAATCCGCTTGACCCCCAGATGCAGATTCCAGTATTTGTAGCACCTTACGTCATTGGCGGTTACGGACAAGGAGCTGTTATGGGATGTCCTGCCCATGACAAGAGGGACTTCGGATTTTGGCATTCCAATATGGGACCTGAAGTTTCCATTATACGTACCGTCGATCCAAAGAATGGGGTGAAATGTGCTCTTGACATGCCATATACCGAAAAAGAGGGTACTATGAACGGTAATTCTGGAGATAAATTACAGGGTAAATCTACTAGTGAAGCACGTGAAATTATTGTTCATGCATTGGAGGAAACTGGTCTCGGCTCCCATAAGATCAATTATAGACTCAGAGACTGGCTTATTTCTAGACAGAGATATTGGGGAGCACCCATCCCGATGATTCATTGTGATCACTGTGGTGTGGTTGCTGTACCAGATGAGCAATTACCTGTCGTGTTGCCCAAAGTGGATCATTTGCTGGGTCGTGGAGGCTCTCCGTTGGCTCAGATTCCTGAATTTGTGAATACTACTTGTCCAAAGTGTCACGGTCCCGCTAAGCGTGATACAGATACTATGGATACTTTCATGGATTCGTCATGGTATATGTTTCGTTACATTGATCCGCATAATTCTGAGAACATCTTCTCTAAGAAATTGGTTACTCAATATATGCCTGTAGATCAGTATATTGGAGGCATCGAGCATGCTATTTTGCACTTACTTTACAGCAGATTCAtttccaaatttttttgttctATTGGTCTTTTCGATGATACTGAAGGCATGAATGGTGAGCCGTTCAAGCAGTTGATTACGCAGGGTATGGTTCACGGACGAACATTTGTTGATCCAACTAATGGTCACTTTCTTAAACctgatgaatttgatgttTGTGAAGATGGTTCGGCTGTTATCAAAGCTACTGGTGAAAAAGCTGCCATATCCTATGAGAAGATGTCAAAATCTAAATTCAATGGTGCGGATCCCGCTAAATGTATTGAAGCTCATGGTGCTGATGCAACTAGAGCTCATATATTGTTTCAGGCACCGATCAGTGATGTTCTAAACTGGGATGAATCCAAGATTATTGGAGTTGAAAGATGGTTACGTAAGGTAATCGGCTTGGCAAGCGCTTTGTCTGGTCTTGTGACCCCTGAGTTGGTACAAAGGAGTATTAAACCTATCTCTTCTTACAATGACGAGGAAATTGCCTTCCACAACAAGCTTATTTCTTATTTTGCGTCTCTTAACGACTCATTCGAACGTACACTGTCTTTAAACACTGTGATTTCTGATTACATGAAGTACACCAATGAGATGATGTTGCAGATCGATAATAGGAGGATTGACATATCTATCAAGTATAAATTTTTTATGAAACTCTTGAAGATCATGAGTCCAGTTACTCCAACTACTGTCGAAGAAGCAAATGAGGTTTTACATAACCCCAACTTTGGATCAGTCGATTCAATTTTGAATTCGGACTGGCCAGAGCTGGAAAATGCTATCCAAGAAGATATCTCATACAATGTTATGATTAACGGAAAGATGAGATTTGTTCATAAAGCTAGCAAGAACCTGATCAATGACAAGGAACAATGTATTAAGGAAATCATGAGTTCTGGTGGAGGTCAGAAGTGGTTACAGGGAAAGCATATTAAAAAAGtacttttgaagaagggTACTCTCGTGTTCATAGTTAAATAG